From the Odocoileus virginianus isolate 20LAN1187 ecotype Illinois unplaced genomic scaffold, Ovbor_1.2 Unplaced_Contig_3, whole genome shotgun sequence genome, the window CTCTGTTCACTCAAGGCTGGCTCAGAGGAGACGCGTGTCTAGACTGCTGACACTCGAAGGGCAAACACACTGTGCTGAACGTTTCTGGCACATTTTAAGCACCTTTCCTTCCAAATTAAAACCAACGACACGCATGCAGTTTTCGAGCTGTTTCTTGGAGAACACTGGGCCCTGTGCCCCCGGCCTCCTCCGGGCGCCCCCACCCGAGCCGGTGAGTCTCAGCAGCTCCGTGCTCACCCCGCGTCCACTCAGGCCGAGATCGCAGCAGGGCCTACAGGTCGGGGGCCCAGAAAAGGCCTGTCGGGTGAAGAGGAGAAACGGTCAACTTGTAATAAACCAAGCTCTCCCCCTTCGGGCTGCTGTGGGCATGTCCAGGGTGGCGTGGGGGCATGGGCCCGCCTCAGGGCGCCCGGTCTAGAGGGTGGGTGCAGATGTAGGCCCGCTTCTCCAGGATCTGCTGGGACACCTTCTTGACCAGTTCATCCAGGTTTTCTGGAGAATCTAGGGAAACAGGAGAGTGTTGGGGCAGCAGAAACACTGCTGGAGCATCTTCTCCAAGGTTAGCTCGCCCTGTGGAGGAGCCCTGAAGGCACCAGTGCCGCGCGGGGAGGCGCCTCTGGGCTCAGGGAGAAAGGAGGGCAGGAGCCCCAGTGGTTTGGACGTCTCCCCACGGTGCCCGGTGACCTTGGCGCCCACGGCAGCTGGAGCCGCCGCTCCATCTGCTGCTCAGCAGGTGcaggttccccccaccccccaagcccAGCACCCACTCACGCTTGTCCAGCTGAGACAGGGTGAAGAGATTCTGGTGGTAAGCTTCTGAGCAGAAGATGTTGGCCAACAGAACCTGCCAGAACCAATGTCCCCGAGGATGACTTCCGGGAGCCCTGCAGTCTGGGCCTTGCACAGCCCGACCTCTGTCTGTCTGCCCAGGCGGGCACCTTGCTGGTCAGGCGGCCGGGCTGAGAAGCCATGGCTTTAGATTCTAATGAGCCCTGTCCCTGGGGGGGTGACTCAATACCTCCTTGGCACGAGGGCGCCCCCACCCCAAAGCCGTGGGCCAGAGCACGCCCAgacgagcacacacacagtggtgtGAGGACGCCTGGGCCCAGGACCCCGACCATCACCCCCTCTTCTCTCCAGCAGGAAGGCGAAAGGCAGCCTTGCGTCCTGAGCAGCACAGTCCGCCTGCTGGAGCTGAGAGCGCCAGCCCCCGCCACGGCCGCAACTCAGCAACGCCGCCAACCTCCTGTGGCTCCAGGTCATCCAGAGGGCACCACACGCTCACCCCTCTGGGACCCGGGCCtgcacccccccgccccgccagccTCAGTAAAGCGCAGTGAGATGAAGCCGCAGCAGTGTTGTGGCCTGGCAGGGCTCACCTCGTGGTCGTGGTCACGCAGCCCCAGGCGGATGGAGCGGCTGGCCCGAGACAGCACGGCTGTCATCCCGTACAGGTTCACGAGCACGTTGGCCACTCGCTTCAAGACCAGCTGCTCTTCCACGATGGCCTGGGGACACAGGGAGGGGGAGACGTGGCCCCTGGGACCCCTGCCCCACAGTCCTCACCGGGGCCCACTCTGCACCCCGGGGAGCGGGGCCTTCCCTTAGTTCCATCCAAACGTGGGTGGAGACACGTCCCTGAGGCTGGCTGAGGCCAGAGGCCGGAGCTCCATCACTTCAGCAGACACGGATCAGCTCTCAAGACCCAGGGCCACATGGGGCTGCCCCTCCTGGCCTAAGGGCCCCCTCGCCAACTGGGAGGTACCCCTGGCAGGGCTCCTCTAGCCCCGCCTCTGGCGAGCCGAGTGGCCCACAGGGCAAGCAGCCACGGCCAGCCCCACTCCGCACCCCAGTGCTCCAGGGTGACCAGGACTGCCTTCCAGGCCTGGGCCCAAGGCGGACACTCGCTGGAGTGTCGGCTCACAGATGCTAGCCTGCCAGTGTCCCCGCCCCAGGTACCTTGCCAAAGCGGAGCAGCAGGGTCTCCACAGAGCGGCCGAAGTAGTACACGTTTTCCTCGAGCTTGTGGGCGCCGTCCTGCGGGGCCGGGAGGTCTCAGCTCGGCCCTGCCCGCTGTGGTGCCCGGGCCCTCCCGCCACCGCGACGGTGCGGACAGGGCCACCCGGGGTCCCGTGGACCAGCTGGTCCCCCTCAGTGCCCCACACCGACAGGGGCCGGCTTCCCGCTGAGCCCACTCACCGCGAGGCTGGGGTGTACAACTCCAAGCTTCCCGGTCAGACCCAGGTCCACAGTGCGGCCCAGGGAGTCCCGAAGCCTCTGGCCCACGGTCTCCATGATGGTGGTCACGTTGCCCCGTTTGAGCTCACTGCAGAGAGCGCAGGCCCTGTGAGCTGGGGCCCCGAGACTGGCTCCTGTCGCCCACAGCTTGAGGGCGCCCATGGCGGCTCCAGATTACGTCGGGGCCCCGCCCCTCCTGTCGGGAGGCAGCCAGGAGGTGCCAAGGTGACCATCTGAGAGTTACCTCGTCGCCCTGGTTCTAAAAGCCACGGGGGGACGGCAGGGTGGCCTTGGGGCAGGACCCCGGTGGCTTCCCCAGGCAGCCACCGCCCACCCCCACAGCCCAGGAGTGAGCCGAGCCCCACCAGGCTGTCCCCCCGCCCTGGGAAGGGCGGCCCCTCCTCCAGCCGCTCCAGCACAGACGGCTGGGCAGGGGGCCAAGGGGGCAAAGGTGGATGCGGCACCTACTTGACCCTTGCAGTCAGAATGCGGCCGGCGTGCTGCAGGCCTGTCAGGGCGATGTACATGCGGAGGATCTCGTTGGTTCCCTGGGGCCGACATTGTCCAGGTCAGAGGCCACCCCCGTGGCCACCTAGGCCATGCTACTGCCCGCTAACCCTCGGGAACCAGCGGGGCGCGGGGCTGTGGCAGGCAGGCACTGCCCCCCGGGGGCCCTGCCCCACGCACGACCACCCTGCAGGGGGTACACCTTTCCCCAAGCCCCTGCCTCCGTCTCTTTAAGGGAGGGGCAGCTTGCCCGGGTGGCGAGGGATGCTGGACCCAGGGCACAGCAAGTGCCCGGCGGCCATTCTGGTCCAGGCCGGGCTCCTCTGGGAAGTAGCTGGCTGCTCCCCTGTATTGGGTGTCAACACCCACGGGGCCATGCCCCCAGCACCCTGAGTCATGGGACCTTGGGAGGCAGACTGGGGGTGGCTTGTGCCCGTTGCGCGTGATGGTGCTGTGGGTCAGAGGGGCGGGGGCTGGACTGAGGCCACACCGCCGGACTGGCTCCTCCGAGAGGTGGTGGGAGCAGGGCGGCCTCCAGGCTGACCCAAGCCCGTCCTGGGCAGTCTGGGCTTCACGCTGAGGGCCCTACACCCCTGCTGAGCACCCCACTGGCCATGGAGGACCGACACGTCCAGGCGGGGGAGGGCCTCAGGAAGAGTGGTCCTGGGCAGCCGCGCCGTGACACAGAAAGTGCCCGTGGCCTTGGCTGGCTGCACCGTCCATCCACCACGGGCGAGGATGCGGGCCACTGGCGGCCAGCACGGTCTTCCTTTCTGTGGAGGAGCCGCCCAGGGGCCCAGCCTCACGTGTGTGCACAGGTCTGCCAGTGCACACCCACGTGCAACCTGAAACCCTGCCTTCCCCCGCCACGGCCACAGCCTCAGCCTACACCCCTGCCACCCACCCCTCGGGGGATCTTGGAACACAAACGCAAACAAGCTGTTCTCTGCTCCAGAGTTCCCCACCCTCACAGTAAGTTCCAGGGCACTCTGAATGCTAGCTGGGGTCCTCTGGCTGGCACTCACTGGCCACCCGCTTGCCCGGGCTCCGGGACCAGAGCTGTTTGCTGCTCCTTCTGTCCTTCTGCTTCACCTTGTGCTGGCGTGAGGTTCCATCGAGGCCTGGCACATGCCACTCGCTGCCGGCCCCTTGGCCTTGTCAAAGGCCCTTCTGCCCCCAGGCTGAGTGTGCTGGCTCCCTGAGGCCCCGGGCCCTCCAGGGGGGCAcacctctgccccctgcactggTATTCTGCAGCTGTCCTCCACTGGTCAGGCCCAGACAACCGGGCATTTCTGGGCCCCAggcccttcctccctccacccaGCATGTGAACTCACAACAGTGGATTCCCTGGGCGCGCCCTCGGGGGGGACCCGGGGAGGTGCAGACACCCCTGGGGGCATGCAAGCAGGTGGGAGGGGCTCGCGCCGGCGGGCAGAGCGGGCTCACCTCGAAGATGAGCAGGATGCGGCTGTCGCGCAGGAGGCGCTCGTACGGGTAGTCCCTGATGTAGCCCGAGCCACCGAGGATCTGCAGCGCCTCGCTCACACACGTCCAGGCGCCCTCGGAGCTGAACACCTGCCATGGATGCGGGGAGAGGTCAGCATGGGCCGCCGGCAGGGGCCACGCAGGGAGGCCTAGATGGAGAGTGGGCTTCGGGATGGGACCACCCGACCCGGGGAGGGGCGCTTCCTGTCATCTCACGGGTGACCCCAAACTGACTTCTCCTGCTGCCCAAGACAAAAGATAGGAAACACTGGCATTTGCCGGGCCAAACACTCATGAAAGGCAATTCTGATACCAAAACACAGGAAGGCCATAAGCTAGAAGAAGGCAGGCCTTCGCAAGGCAGCCCTGCTGCTCTTTCTGGGGGATGTAGagttctcctttcctccttttacaTGATCAGCGGTCAGCTGGTGACAACCTGGCAAAGCCCAGCAGGAGCCCAGCGGGGCTCTGTCCCTCTGCCGCTCTGCCCCCAGTGGCGTCCCGGGGTGGCTGGCGGGGGCACCGCGTCAGTGCCCAGGCAGCCGCTGACTGACGGGAGGCCGGCAGGGGCGCTGTGCGCGGGTTACCTTCACCATGGCGGCCTCGATGGAGCAGTCGGGGAAGCCAGGCGCGTCCAGCATTGCCGCCGTGAGGTAGGCCATGCTTTCCATCACGTAGGCCTTCTGCGCCATCAGGGCAAACTTCTCCTGGAGTGTTCAGAAGAACAGTCAAGACAGACCTGCTGCGCAGAGACCCAGGCCTGCCAAGCCACAGAGCGCGCCCACGGCCAAGCTCGCCTTCGCCCCAAATCCCCGCCGGGAGGGGCTGGGTGGGACTCTGCCCACCCAGCCCTCGCCCCTCCGCACCTGAATCAGGCCGAACTCACTGAGGTTCCTGTTGAACTGTTTCCTCGTGCAGGCGTACTCGGCAGTCATTTCTGAGCAAGAGCCAAAAAAACCCCATAATTTTTGCGGTCCTGAAATGCTCTCCTAAGTCATcacccacacacactcagacagGGCCCACAAGAGGCGGGTCCCCTGAGACCAAACACTCTGGACATCACAGTCCTGCCTCCCAGCGTCTCCAGGGAAGGGTGCCTGTCCCCTCTGAGTGGTGTCCAGGGTCGGGGATggaggggcagaggggccagGATCAGACCTGCGGGGATGTGGCCTCCCTGACCTCATCAACACTCGCCCTCAGGGACCCCAGGCCGGGGCGCCACAGAGGGGCTCACACCTGCGGGGGCAGCCCATGGCCCAGGTGTGCTTCGGGGTCCCAGGCCAGCCCTGAAGGCACCGAGCGCCCACAGCCTTCCCAGACACCACTGACTCCCAAGACGGGCTCCCACACTCCCAGGATCCCAGGGGCTCCGTGTCCTCTGAGCACGACAGACACAGCAACAGAGTCCAGATGGACCCAGGGCCATGGCAGCAGCTCAGCGCAGGGAGATGGGCCCCGAGCACGCAGGCTGACGGGGGCAAGGCCTCGGGCAAACCGCTGCCCCCTGTGAGTCTGGGCTCCTCTTCTGTAAACCGACGCCGCCCGCGTGCCCTGTGGCGAGCGGCCCCCCGCATGCCTGAGCCTCAGCCACATCCCTCCGGCAAAGCAAAGCCAGCAGTGATGTCTTATGCCCCCAGACCCTAGCAGGCTGTTCTAACTTCACTGGCAAAGGGAGGGAGCTCTGGGTTTCAGGTACCCTACTAGAAGAAAGGAACCATCCAGAggccaggagaccagggttcccaACCTGActtcaccaccccccccccccgccgcgaGACACCCGCGGAGCACCCCCCACCCGCCATGAGACACCCGCGGAGCACCCCCACCCGCCGTGAGACACCCGCGGAGCACCCCCACCCGCCGTGAGACACCCGTGGAGCACCCCCACCCGCCGTGAGACACCCGTGGAGCACCATCACCAGGCCTGCAGGTGTCTGGCTCAGATTCACACATTTGCTCAGCAGCCCTTACCTCCCCCAGAACGTGCCCCCCCCCATCCTGTGCATGCCAGGATGTGAACCCTGGCCCCGCAGGGCCGCCTCTGTGCACCCTTCCTTCCAGATCAAGCCCGGATCCCAGGCTTGAACGGGACCGGCTGTCAGGGGCCGGCTCAGCACCGGCCCGCCTGGGCACCCGGGGCTGGGGTGGCGGGGGCAGGGCTGCCCCCACTCACCTACCGATCAGTTTCTTGAGCATCCCAGCCACCACGCTGCCCATGCTGAAGCGCCCGCTGTTGAGGATGTTCATGGCCACCTGCAGGGAGAGGGGGCTCAGCGCGGGTCATCCCGAGGGTCTGGCTGGGGAAGCCCAAGGGCCCTGGGGGGCACAGAGCGCAATAGCGCTCGTCCACTTTGGCCAGAGGCTTTCTTGAAGACCACAGGGGTGCTCGGAGGAGTTAAGCGTCCTGGGCCAGGGAGCAGTCTCCATCCCTCAAGACCAGGCTGTGGTCACTGCGATGCTCACAGATGTCCCTGCAGTCAGCCCAGAAAGGAAGGGGACGCCCTCTGTGCCTTGGGGCAAGGGAGCCGGGGCTGAGACTAACTGGGCATCTGCCTCAAGCGCCTCAGCATCAGGGTTAAGGGGTGAAGAGCCTGAGGTTCCGAATGGTGAGCCCCTGGCGGTGCCAGCCCCTGCCTGGCGTGCACGGGGCCCGCCCTTCCACCACAGACGTGCTCCCCACCACCAGTTCCCACGGTGACCTCTGTCCTCTTCTGACCCCAACTCCCGACCCACTGCTACCCAAGCGCCAGATGCCGGGTCTGGGGAGGCGCCCCCTGTAGACCCCAAGGGGCATGGACACCGCAGCCCCCGGGCAGCAGGTGGCCCCCGGTGGGTTGGGGACCAAAGGGGAGCACAGTccagtggggggcaggggcaggaggtggggaggagggggctcgAAGCCTCGAGAGGGCCTGGGGCCTGCCCGCCTCTCTCAAGCCTCTGAGCCCTGGGTGGAGGCTTGGAGGCGGGGCTGTGTCTGGGGGCAGCAGTGCACACTGCTCACCGAGGTGACTCGGATTAAGCAAACGTGTCTCTGAGTGTGAATGTATGATGAGTTCCTCAATAAGCTGAGTGGGGACTCTCAGCGCAGATCCTGTGCGGCTGGGGAGACTGGAAGCATCTGCTCCAGTCACTGGGCAACAGACTGGGTCCTGGCAGGTGAGTCCATGGCAGCTGGCACGGGGCGGGCAGCTTGGTAAGCCCTAGTGCAGAGTGACCTGCAGGCCCTGGGCCCCCGAGCCCCAACGTCAGACCTCCTGTGTCTCAGAACGCGGGACTACGAGGGGAAGCGACTCCCCACCTGGGGTCCTGGAATCTTCCCACTGGGCTCTCGGGAGGCCAGCTCACAGTTGTGAACAAGGTCGCCTCACGGCCCCTTCGCAGTTTATCGTGAGCTTCACTTACGACAACAGGAAGGGAAGGCTGGATGCCAGGCCTCACCTCCTGGGGGATGATGGAAGCTTGGCAGGCTCGCCGACCTGAAGGGGCTCCTGGGCCCAGGTGTCCCTCCCTCCTGACCCGGATCCTGCCGCCTCTTCACCTTCCCACCGCGGAGCTGGCTCGCTTACAGCTCTGCTCCAGATCCCAGACACGCCGTCCCTGCGGCACCCCACCGCACTGGCCGGCCGCCTCTGCCCCCCAAGAACGTCCTCCTTGACCGCACGCTGGCCTCTGCTCCCTGGGCCTGTGGCCATCCCACCCTCCATCTCTGGAATCACCCCCAGCGTTTTGTGCTTTGCAGTGTGGAGGCTGACTGGTGGACAAGCCCAGTCATCACAAAGCAGGGCTTTAGAAATGTACTTCCTTCTGTGTGTTAAAACCACCACTTTGCACCTGACACAGTGGAAAAGAAACGTGTTCAATGCGCTGAGAGGGACTGGGCAAAGACCTCATGTACAGCTCACTTCTCCAGGAGGCAACGTGGCAACACAGACCGAGAACTTAGAATGTTAAGGCCCTCTGACCCGGAAACTCGGCATTAAACTCAGGAGATAGTGGGACATGTGTGCAAGGTGTGTGCAAGGACCCACGTCACACAGTGTGGTGCCCAGTAGGGAGGGCGAGAAATGCTAACTGCTCGATCCTGGGGACCGGGTGACTGATCTCAGCACAGGGGCGACACTGCAGCTCTCCACTTCAGAAAACCTCACTGCCCAGCGTGTGGAGACCACACGGGCTTGCTGGCGAGTGAGAAACGCCACTGTCATCTCTTACATGCGCACAAACATTTCAGCTCTGCAAACTCAGGAAGGTCAACACTGGACTGCATCTCTGGGGCTGGCCTTCGGGGAGCCCGGGGCCCCTCCCTCGGTGACAGCCGCAGAGGATGCCCCCTGCGCCTACCCCTGCTGCACTCTGCTCCGCTCCCTGGGCGGTGGGGGCCTGGCTGGTGCCCTCAGGTGAGTCTCTTAACGTCCAtaaggccagggaagtcccgcttTGACTCCTATGCACAGCCCAGGTGGGGGCAGCTTCCCCCAGGGTGAAGACACTTACCCCAGGCCagattgaaaatttaaaacaggATGAGTGTACAAGCTCGCAAGATGTGGAAAACCTGGACCCCTAGGGTCCacgcactgctggtgggaatgtgcaACAGGGCAGCCACCCTGGAAGAGCCTGCCGGGCCCTCAGAGCGCTCAGCGTGCGACCCTGCACTCCCCCAGCCGCGCTCCCAGCAGGACGGCAAGCAGTGTTCCCACACAAACACGCACGTGAGCGTTCACAGTAGCACGATTCAAATGGCCTGAAAACAAACCAACCCAAGCGTCCCGCGGCTGATGACAACTGAACATGAGGTGCTCCGTTCACCCGACCCCTCTGCGACTCAGCTACAGGGTGTGAGAGCAGCCCTACATGGATCGCATCGCAATGGAACACCCCAGCAGGCAGGCCCACAGACGCAGAGGCCGCAACAGTGACGGCCGGGGGCTGGCGGGGCAGGGGAGGCGTGGCGCTGCGCTCCTGGGTGACGGCGCCGTTCTGACATCAGACACGGCGGGGGCGCTGAGCCCAGGGCCAGTCCTGAAACCACCACGGCGTGCACGGGAGGCAGTGAATCCTGCCCCATGAGTTACCTGTCCATGAAAAACGATACACTAGCTCCAAGAAACAAGGTCAGGGCAGGCACTCGGGACCCCGCGCTGTGCTCCCTGGGCTGCCCTCCCAGAACTGCAGGCAGGAACCCAGGCCTGCTCCAGGCAGACACGGCCTCCAGCCGGGTGGGGGAACACCCAAGCCCAGTCCTCTCTGTTCCGCAGGCCCTCAGCCTGAGCCTCCCTGCCCGGGCAGCAGGAAGCAGCCCGGAACGGCGGGCAACGCACCTTAAAGCCGCCTCCGACTTCTCCAAGGACGTTCTCCACGGGCACCCTGGTGTTCTCGAAGTGGACCTCGCAGGCTGGAAGACACGCCACCCAGGACCTCAGCGGAGAGGCCCCGGGCGCTCGGCCCCCGACCCGCACGCGGGCCACGTGGCTCCCTCGCTCGTTCAGACCCTCTGCGGTCTGAGCTGAGGGAGCTGAGGCGCTGAGCCCCTCGGCCTGAGGGGCCTGTGAGGGCCGTGTGGCTCTGGCCAGGCCGAGGGCCACGCACAGGACGCTGGTCTCAAGTGAGCCAGGAGTGCACTGGGCTGCAGGCGGGCCTGGACGGGGAGCGGGGAGCGAAGGAGGAGGGGGCCCGGGGGAAGACGGGGGTCTGTGGGACCGAGCCCCGTGACCAGGAGCCCTCTGGCCCGGCCTCTCCTGAGGCTGCGCGTCCTGCTGGGCAGCGAGAACTCACCTGGAAGTCTCACCGCCCCAATCTCTCACTCAGtttctctcacatacacacacatacacgcacgcaCATTTCCTGTAGCACACACATTTTAGTACCTCACACACATACTTTCTctcacacgcgcacacacacatgcatggaccACACACTTCCTCTctcgcacacatgcacacacacaaatggaccACACACTTCATCTcttgcacatgcacacacacacatgcatggaccACACACTTCCTCTCTCGCACACGCGCACAGCACCACTCACTGTTGGAGCCTCGAATGCCCATCTTATCCTCGGGTTTCCCGTTGGTGACGCCACCAAAGTCTCTCTCTACTATGAAGGCTGTCATCTTGTCCTTCACTGAGCCATCGGAATCAACGACCTCCGTTTTTGCAAACACAGTGAAGACGTTGGCTAATCCTCCATTGGTGATCCAGACCtgaggaaagaaagcagaatgaCTCTAGAGAAACCAAACGACTCCAGGCCACCTATCAGCGTCGGCTGCCCATCACAGCTCAAGACAGCAGAGTGAGGCTTTCCCCGGAGGGGCGTGTGTATCtgagtttctgtgtgtgtgtgtgcagtgtgtggtgtgtgtgtgtgtgtgtggcagttcTGGCTCTAGCACAGGACAccttggggtgggagggaagtaaAAGGAGAGGGTGAGGAAGGGGAGAGACTCCTCGACAAACGGCTCTGCGTAGAACTTGGATTTTGATTCAAGCAACTTGTctggggggaaagaaaaagaaacaccaaacAGGTTTGAGACAACTGGAAAAATACGGGTGGTAAGGAGATGGTAAGCAGTCGTCACGCTCAGCTGcctcagtcctgtctctttgtgacctcatggagtgaagcccgccaggctcctctgtccagggggtacTCCAGGCGACAGTACTGGAGTGCagtgctgtgcccttctccaggggatcttcccccaccagggactgaacgcgTGTTTCCCgtggctcctgcactgtaggcagactctttaccactgagccaccggggaagcccagaagcCGTCATCACGTGTTCCGTGTCCAGCGGTGCTGTGACCGCCCTGCAAAGTTGCACTGAGCCCGCCCTGGCCGCTGCCCAGAGCTGCGGCACAACAGGGGAGGCAATGGAGCTAGGAGATGGCTGTCGACGTTCCCAGCAgtacacgtgtatgtgtgtgtgcttcaaATTCCATgtaatagaaaagattaaaaaacagacacacaagCACAGCTCCACGAGGTGGGTGGTACTCCACAAGCCCGCAGACTCTGAGGCCGGGATGTCGTGGTACCTATCCTGCCCCAAGGCGGACAGGATGGGGTGGGTCAtggaacctctctgagcccactTCTTCTTCCAACAAAGGAAGACGGTCAAGCGCTGATGTGTCTGCCCCAACGACCCTGGAGCATGGGGAGTGGCCAGGGAGTGCACTGAAGGTCCAGATGGAGACACTGACACAGCCACGGAGGCCACACGGCCGTACCTTGGCACCGTTGAGGATGTAGTGCCTCTTATCTGCACTGAGCGTGGCCCTGGTCCGGATGGAGGCGGCATCGCTCCCACTGCAGGGACAGACACAGCTGGTTGGGAACAGACAAGCGTCCTCAGGGCCCCCACAGGAAGCTTCAGAGTGGAACAGAGGAGCTGACAAGCTCTTAAAGGGCCAGGTAATAAATGAATCCAGCTTTGCAGGCTCAGACAATGTGTACACAAGCAGGTACATTCCAGTAAAAGTTCATTTACAAGAACAGGTGGCAAGGTGGGTTTGGCCAGTCCCACTTTATCACCTTGGGTGAAACTGTGTCTGTGAGGACATTTCGGAGGCCTAAACAGAGAGAGGCGCGTTCACACGGTGCCAAGCCCTGAGATCGGCCTGCTGTCGGAAGCCCTGAGTCCACAGCAGCTGAGACTCTGGGCTGATGACCCCACCTCGCTGAACCTCAGTCCACAGCCTGGACagtgcagatgacgccacccacCCTGCAGAGCCTGAGAGTCACTGTGACCATTACTCCTGAACGCTGTTTGTATATTAGgagggtggtggtttagtcactcagtcgtgtccgactctattgGGACcccggactgtagcccccaggctcctctgtccatgggatttcccaggcaagaacactggagtgggttgccatttcctcctccaggggctcttcccgaccctgggatcaaacttggggctcccgcattggcaagtgggttctgtagttagcactgagcctccaggaaagccgAAAAGGAGGGTTGCAAAGCATAAAACAGTTACACAACAGGCGCTGACGGGCCTGTTCTCGTCTGTGAAGATcaccagggaggagaagggaagtgaAGACGAGAGCGGGAAGTGGACAGGAAGAGAGGCTCCGGGGTGAGGGGCTGACCTGGCTGGCTCCGTCAGGCAGAAGGCGGCCACGTGCTCCCCGGACGCCAGCCTGGGCAGGTACCTGGCCTTCTGCTCCTTGCTGCCAGCCAAGATGATGCCCTGCGACACACACGGCTTGTTCAGTGGTGGCGAGAAGAATGGGTGCCACGTGCTCACAGAACATGCTTCCTTCACGTGAGGGCGCTGCCCGGAGCTGGcagccccagaaaataaatggGGAGCTGCTGGGGGGTCAGGGAGCCCCCGCACGGGGCAGGTCGGGTGGCCCGCCACAGCCTTGGGGCGGGACTCGGCCTCCCCGGCAGGTCCTCCACTGCCCAGCTGGGGGGTCAGAGCCACGGCCAAGCCTGGGGGCGCTCCGCCCCCTCGGTTCGTACGCTGAGCAAAACGCCCTAAGGACTGAGCTGTGGGCTGGGGGGGCCTGCTCTGAGATGCTCCAAGTCCAGTGGAGGACAGCACCAACAGCAGGGCAGACACGCTCAGGCCCCGAGGGAGCAAACCAAGGGCGGGAGGGAGCACTGCCCGCCCACGGTGCAGGCAGGCTCCATGGAGGCGGCGGCCTCTGAATGGGGCCTGGAAGGATGGGTCAGGCGATGGGGAGGAGGCGGTTTCCAAAGGAGCCAGCTGCCCCGTCCCCCATGTGCCCCACTAACCCACACCCTGACCTTGAGGCCGATGGCCTGGTGAGCCGCCAGAGTCACGGCGATCGAGGCGTCCAGGCCGATGACCTCCCCCAGCCGCGCGTACATGGTGTTGGAGAGGCCCAGGCCACCTAGGGCGGGAACAGAACATCCTCACTTACTCTCCAGATTCCTCCCAGAAAAGGTGCCGTAAAGTACAGTCTGCTCACCATTTTATAAGGAACACAACATAGACagctacaaagaaaacaaaatacccATTAACTTATCACTCAGT encodes:
- the ACAD9 gene encoding complex I assembly factor ACAD9, mitochondrial isoform X2 encodes the protein MSGCGLFLCSVAARFCRAPAAFTVSRRPLLTSPPSRAFAKDLFLGKIQKKEVFPFPEVSQDELKEINQFVGPVEKFFTEEVDSRKIDQEGKIPDETLEKLKSLGLFGMQVPEEYGGLGLSNTMYARLGEVIGLDASIAVTLAAHQAIGLKGIILAGSKEQKARYLPRLASGEHVAAFCLTEPASGSDAASIRTRATLSADKRHYILNGAKVWITNGGLANVFTVFAKTEVVDSDGSVKDKMTAFIVERDFGGVTNGKPEDKMGIRGSNTCEVHFENTRVPVENVLGEVGGGFKVAMNILNSGRFSMGSVVAGMLKKLIEMTAEYACTRKQFNRNLSEFGLIQEKFALMAQKAYVMESMAYLTAAMLDAPGFPDCSIEAAMVKVFSSEGAWTCVSEALQILGGSGYIRDYPYERLLRDSRILLIFEGTNEILRMYIALTGLQHAGRILTARVNELKRGNVTTIMETVGQRLRDSLGRTVDLGLTGKLGVVHPSLADGAHKLEENVYYFGRSVETLLLRFGKAIVEEQLVLKRVANVLVNLYGMTAVLSRASRSIRLGLRDHDHEVLLANIFCSEAYHQNLFTLSQLDKRLFWAPDL
- the ACAD9 gene encoding complex I assembly factor ACAD9, mitochondrial isoform X1, giving the protein MSGCGLFLCSVAARFCRAPAAFTVSRRPLLTSPPSRAFAKDLFLGKIQKKEVFPFPEVSQDELKEINQFVGPVEKFFTEEVDSRKIDQEGKIPDETLEKLKSLGLFGMQVPEEYGGLGLSNTMYARLGEVIGLDASIAVTLAAHQAIGLKGIILAGSKEQKARYLPRLASGEHVAAFCLTEPASGSDAASIRTRATLSADKRHYILNGAKVWITNGGLANVFTVFAKTEVVDSDGSVKDKMTAFIVERDFGGVTNGKPEDKMGIRGSNTCEVHFENTRVPVENVLGEVGGGFKVAMNILNSGRFSMGSVVAGMLKKLIEMTAEYACTRKQFNRNLSEFGLIQEKFALMAQKAYVMESMAYLTAAMLDAPGFPDCSIEAAMVKVFSSEGAWTCVSEALQILGGSGYIRDYPYERLLRDSRILLIFEGTNEILRMYIALTGLQHAGRILTARVNELKRGNVTTIMETVGQRLRDSLGRTVDLGLTGKLGVVHPSLADGAHKLEENVYYFGRSVETLLLRFGKAIVEEQLVLKRVANVLVNLYGMTAVLSRASRSIRLGLRDHDHEVLLANIFCSEAYHQNLFTLSQLDKHSPENLDELVKKVSQQILEKRAYICTHPLDRAP
- the ACAD9 gene encoding complex I assembly factor ACAD9, mitochondrial isoform X3, with product MQVPEEYGGLGLSNTMYARLGEVIGLDASIAVTLAAHQAIGLKGIILAGSKEQKARYLPRLASGEHVAAFCLTEPASGSDAASIRTRATLSADKRHYILNGAKVWITNGGLANVFTVFAKTEVVDSDGSVKDKMTAFIVERDFGGVTNGKPEDKMGIRGSNTCEVHFENTRVPVENVLGEVGGGFKVAMNILNSGRFSMGSVVAGMLKKLIEMTAEYACTRKQFNRNLSEFGLIQEKFALMAQKAYVMESMAYLTAAMLDAPGFPDCSIEAAMVKVFSSEGAWTCVSEALQILGGSGYIRDYPYERLLRDSRILLIFEGTNEILRMYIALTGLQHAGRILTARVNELKRGNVTTIMETVGQRLRDSLGRTVDLGLTGKLGVVHPSLADGAHKLEENVYYFGRSVETLLLRFGKAIVEEQLVLKRVANVLVNLYGMTAVLSRASRSIRLGLRDHDHEVLLANIFCSEAYHQNLFTLSQLDKHSPENLDELVKKVSQQILEKRAYICTHPLDRAP